Part of the Fundulus heteroclitus isolate FHET01 chromosome 20, MU-UCD_Fhet_4.1, whole genome shotgun sequence genome, ATGACACCATACGATTTTAAAGTCCATGGCCCCAGGATGTTTTTCTGTGTGCCATTCTTGGTGACCCTGGtaaataaatattgcatatCAGAAAAATGTAAACCTGGAACAAGTACTGATGGTTAGCCTACCTATTCTATTTACCTCTAAGGCTGAAACTTGAATTAAAAAATTATATCCAGCTTAACTTCACAGTGTTCCAGTACCAAGGTAGAAAATCAGCGGTATTAGCTTGCTGATATGCTCAGTAACCAGACAAACTGCTAATTACAATGTCTTCTTCAAACACAGTAGCAATCAATTAACTGAATCAGGTTGTGCAATACTTATGATTTGACAGGGGTTTTTTTTAGGGCTGTTTCCAagtttttttatgcaaatattGGATTTTCAGGTCAGGAGTCGGAAAGAAACCTCCCACTTTCCCAACTGCAATTCAGAGTTTCATGGCCCTTACTGTTAATTTGTAAACTTCAAACTGGGATAAATagatgaataaaagtattttttcttgttttgattttgtggCATAATATCACAAACTGAAAGAGGCAGGATCCTGTTGTCTGCTTTTAAAAATGCTGTCAATTTGCTGATAGTTATGAAACTTTTACCAAAGTGGTACCCCTCCTCTCATGTATTTTGAGCTAACCTTGTATAACAAACCatataaataatcaaataaaggGGTTTCATCTTCTTTACTTTACAAATTTACCAGATGATAGTTACATGTATTTTACGTTCTTAAAGTAAAAACAGTGAACGGGGTATTTTGTAAACACGGTATACATTTGAGCTTTTATCTGGCTTCTTTCTGGGGAGACAGTGGTGTCAATTGTGATTCTGGCACTCAGAACAAATGATGTTTTATACTAGATGAGCAGAACTAAAGATTAAATGTTAGTTGGCCTTAAGCAAACTTCAGTTTGCAGACCACTGGCCAATCAACAGAAAGACTCCTTTGTGAGCTGGAGGTCGTGACGTCAAATGGGCTCTATAAAGACATAAATTCATAGTTTAATCTGGAACAAACACAGAGATGGGAGGACGAGTCTTGATGTCCTCCTCCATTTCTTAACGTGCATAACTAATGAGGCTTATTCCCAGGATAAATAAAGCAGGACTAAAGTATGCCGTCAGATTTGCACCAGCTAGCCTGCCGAGCACGCTCCATGGTGTCAAAATAAAGGGATTAAGCCGTTATTTTCTTTGTTCGTTCTAATTGACAATCACAAGATGCTGGAGATGCTTGAATACAGCCACTATCAGGTGAGATAGTATTTTGTTTTCTCATACTCGTCATCTACAGCTTGTCCAGGACtgggtttttctttcattcataTTATTTTATCTAAAGAAAGattacagattttattttttttttaaagcctgaagatttttttttatttgttacggaaaataacattttaccatGTATCAATAATGTTTCAGAGTGATATTCAAACTAGGCAATCATTTCTTAATGGAAAGAGCAATTGACAGTAGAGCTTCCAAGAAGGAAGCCTTTTTTGTGGTCAAGGATCATGTGATTGAATCTAAAGGCTCTGCGGTGATGTTTTTCTAAAGAGGATCTTTGGTCTCTTTCCACTTACAAAATGAATTTAAAGAACAATGTTCTGATGTGGATAAGCGCATGAAGTAATAAACGGCTGTTTGAAATGTCATTACATAGGCTCTGATGATTAGAAAACTACAACTGGGATTATTGTTTTGATTGTGAATTCTAACATGGCTTTCTGAATTGTTGGATATCAGAGAtttctactgaactttttataaATGCTTGggtatttttgatttttgaaaactcttaaattattaaattatcaaaCAAATGAATCGGCACAAAAGCTTTCCATTAAGTCGAAAGAGCAAACCAGAACCTTTTATATTACTGGTACCTCTCGTCGTAGGTGCAGTCCCACCTGGAAAGTCCGACCAAGTACCATATCCAGCCGGCTCAGAGGCAGCAGGTGAGGCAGTATCTATCCACCGGTCTGGGTGGGAAAGCTGGCAGCCAGTGTCCCAGCCAGCCCCCCGAACACAGCATGCCACCCGGGACCGCCGGCAGCGCACCCAACAGTCCCATGGCCCTGCTCACCATCGGCACCAACTGTGAAAAAGAAGTACGGCTGTTTATGGCTAAAAGGTTTTCGTTTTCATTCCaatcagacccccccccccccccccccgatgcAGTGCAGGAAGGTTTTACTTGACCTTTTCTCTCTCAAACAGATGGATGACGTCATTGACGATATTATTAGCTTGGAGTCCAGTTACAACGAAGATGTTCTTGGACTGATGGACCCAGCTTTTCAAATCAACAACCCGGTAATCTGCCCAAGcctttctttaacttttttgattTTTGGATTTCTTTCAAGAACAAACTATTGACCCGTCTGTAACCTCCAGCTCCCTGTGTCTGGTAATTTACTGGATGTGTACAACAACCAGGGGCTTCCTCTCCCTGGCATCCCCATCAGCAACTCGTGTGGACCAAACATCAAAAGGGAATtcacaggtaaaaaaataaaaatgaaaataggaTACACATATAAGCGTCTTTGGTACCATGCTTTGAACacagattttaaaaacttttgtgCCATGTTTTGCTGACTTGAAATAGCCTTTAAGAAGATGGATccagacagaatcagacagaGTCAAAGACGAAtcgtttttttaatttgaagatAGCGTATGAAATGTTTGTCGTGGGCTCGTGTGAATATTGTGTGCAATTTGGAAGTGCTCAAGATACTATTGAGTCCATGCTTTGCCAAATAATTACTCCAGCTCCTGGCATGAAGCAAGTACTGGACAAGCCGGGATCCTGTGGCCAGTTTGAAAGCTATCAAAGGCCAGACGGCTTTCCAGTAGGTAAGCAACTCAAGAGCGAAATGTTTCCCTGTCAGATCATGTATTTTGTGTATGACTAAATCGCACACAATAAGGATTGATtgtaattactaaaaaaaagatgagaagcTTAACTGCTGCTCTTTTTGATGAAAAGCTGTTGATTGTGATTAAGAATTTAAAAATCCACTAGCAAAACCAGTTATAAAACCATTTTCCCCTTCTTCCACAGAGGCCGAAGTCCGTGCTCTTGctaaagagagacaaaaaaaagacaatcacAACCTGAGTAAGTCAGTTCTATTAACTGAAAGGGAGATTTATATGTTTTATCATATATTTGTCCACATTGAACAAAAAGAACAGAGTGTAAAAAACACGTACATTATCTCATAAAAAAATTCCCATcttatgttcatttatttggATAAATTCTAGTCGAACGAAGACGGAGGTTCAACATCAATGATCGCATAAAAGAGCTGGGAACCTTAATACCCAAGTCAAATGATCCGTAAgtattgttttctgtgtttggaACATGCCTTCCAGGAATGTAAAGTATAAACGCATTCATTTTATCACTTttctattgggattttatgtgatgaagCAGCACATAGTgatgaagtgaaaggaaagagATATACATGTCTTACAATCTTTCTTTTAATAGATTCAAATATTAAATGTGTGATATCCTCTGATATCCCCCCAAAAAGTCCGTAGCAagcaattgccttcagaagtcatctaGTTACTAAAACAGTGTTCAGATTATCAAGTATAAAtctagctgttctgtgaaggcctcagaggtgtGTTAGACAATGGCGGTGGGAGGGGAGTGCATGGGGCCTGAAAATGGCTGTATCCTCCCTtatgccccccctccccccctcccaatCCCTGATCATTGATTATTAAAGATTCATATTTTCTGGTGGGTTGTTTATCTCATCCAAAGGCTTTCATGGCTGCTCTGTGTGCTCTCATGTCTATCAAACTGGTCCTGGATCTACGCTACACGTttggtagagaaaaaaaaaaagcattcccacGGACCGGCGGCTCCTCTTTTGTGCATTCTGACTGCTTATTTTACAAACTGTATGACGTGGCTCGCTGGCCAGGCTCTAGCTACAAGCCACTGGGAAGAGTGAACAGAATGGACCGCTTTATTATACCTACCTGCTCCACCATAGCCTTACATGAGTCAGAAGGACAAAAAAGCCAGAAAAAGTGGGTATTTGCACACACGTGGCACCGCAGCTGTGCCACTACGCGCGGCAGGCTGGGATGGAGTTGCGGTCCAGGGCTGTCAG contains:
- the mitfa gene encoding melanocyte inducing transcription factor a isoform X2 codes for the protein MLEMLEYSHYQVQSHLESPTKYHIQPAQRQQVRQYLSTGLGGKAGSQCPSQPPEHSMPPGTAGSAPNSPMALLTIGTNCEKEMDDVIDDIISLESSYNEDVLGLMDPAFQINNPLPVSGNLLDVYNNQGLPLPGIPISNSCGPNIKREFTEAEVRALAKERQKKDNHNLIERRRRFNINDRIKELGTLIPKSNDPDMRWNKGTILKASVDYIRKLQREQERAKELECRQRKLEHANRHLMLRIQELEIQARAHGITVVASPSVCTSELMARAIKQEPILGDCPSELYQHSCTPDMSPPTTLDLNNGTITFDHIPANAGDSNPYGNSRTCKMKELVRDNSLGPISPSDPLLSSMSPDVSNNVSSRHSSSSSMDEKDHGC
- the mitfa gene encoding melanocyte inducing transcription factor a isoform X1, coding for MLEMLEYSHYQVQSHLESPTKYHIQPAQRQQVRQYLSTGLGGKAGSQCPSQPPEHSMPPGTAGSAPNSPMALLTIGTNCEKEMDDVIDDIISLESSYNEDVLGLMDPAFQINNPLPVSGNLLDVYNNQGLPLPGIPISNSCGPNIKREFTAPGMKQVLDKPGSCGQFESYQRPDGFPVEAEVRALAKERQKKDNHNLIERRRRFNINDRIKELGTLIPKSNDPDMRWNKGTILKASVDYIRKLQREQERAKELECRQRKLEHANRHLMLRIQELEIQARAHGITVVASPSVCTSELMARAIKQEPILGDCPSELYQHSCTPDMSPPTTLDLNNGTITFDHIPANAGDSNPYGNSRTCKMKELVRDNSLGPISPSDPLLSSMSPDVSNNVSSRHSSSSSMDEKDHGC